ataacccCTAAGTAGATACAGGCAGCATCTAAttgatagtgacggccaaagtggccataTTCGGCCGTCAGTATTCCGAaacacatccttatttctatggtGACAAAGACGTTTTACGATTGGGACGCTTTAGGCCCTCAGCACATGGCGTCGTAACGTAAGAGAAGCGTAAgcgtaagtgtaaggcctgagtggacgctcaaagcggagcgttcggcggggcgtgcagagtggcgtcgggctcacaagtgatttgagcagcgtgcactaagacCGCTCCTAtgcgtttgcatttgtttaacatgcacgccgctcGTTCCGCCCCGCTGCATgctcaactcgagcgtccactcaggccttacactaagcgTAGAGTTATGCGCGCGTAAGCGTagcgctgcgtcttacgtaggcgaacactcgctcgcggcgggcccaaggcgttcgcgtgtgcaacgagatcgcccacgtaggacacttctatacgtataaaaggattgattcacgCCGCTCCGCGACGCGCCGCGCGGCGCCGCTTAGCGTTCACGTGTTGTTGGGGGACTGaagtatataggtaaacaaTCGTATGTCAACAACTTTATCCATTCAATGAtaccggacccgggtatgtccttaaactgcgtccggacccggatatgtccttaaactacgtccaaaagagaggtatgggcactgtaaatgacatctcgctttgtgtggtagggaacaggacagcggatgtcattccagatctaaagcagagcccaactggggaagtacctccaccttacagaaaaccgcagctaaataacactagaccctactcatagtgttgtgttcctgccggtaagtaaggttgccagagctcaacgagggagaggagtgctagggtcggcaacgcgcgtgtaatatctccggtgttgcaggcgtccataggctacggtaactgcttaccatcaggcgggccgtatgcttgattgccaccgacgtggtataaaaaaaatgtttatattataataattcgaTTAGTTGAAGATGgatttttattcaaatattatGGTCACAGATTTATATAGTAATTTgaatatacttttttattttatagaaacCCACCATAAAAAGTTATAATTCTTATGACGACCGTAAAATTATGGCATTTTGTGAAATCATTTTTCGTTTttgttacgctgcgtcttacgtaagcgaacaactcgcgaacgcgaagcgaagcggcgcggcgggcccaggcgttcgcgttcgcaacgagatcgccaggacacttctatgggtatcaaaggattgattcaccccgcgcctcatcgcttcgcttcgcgttcgcgtgttgttcgcctacttagtacgctgcgttaccgTTTATCTTCGGTATGTTCCATTAGTTTTACGCTGGAGCtcaattcagatttaacaatttgttacggtgTTGATCTCCTTGAAGATCACGGGGGGGCGTCGAGGTAGAATGTTCGCGATCCCAGGACGCCCCCCAAACGGCATATTGAGGGAAACGCCGGTGTGGGTTTAGTGGATAGGCTCTTCCCCCTCTTTTCTCAATGGAAAGAGCAGGGAGGTGATAGTCCCCATAATAGGCCCACCTCAGGTCAGGGGGACGATGCGTAACAGCATTCCCACACCGAGAAAAAAAAAGGACCTTGAAGATcgttcacgctgattggtgcgtGCGAAacgaagtgaaagtcgtgcgcgATTCAAGGTCAAGGTCGTAGCAAAACCAGTTGAAATCATGATAAATTGTTAAACCTAATCgacctgcggtggcagcatggtttcatttttatcgcctgtcactatgcctgtcaccatcgcacttacatacttgtttgtcagccatattcgggcgcacgaacaccgtgctaactgtaacagttagctcctagttactaggagtcgaagtggtcgccatggttgaaatcggccggaaggatgATCATACACTTGTTTGAgcatgacaggcatggtgacaggtgataaaaatgcgaccgtgctgcgGCCCCTGGAGACGAAACATGAATTACACACAAGTGATCAATTGACCTTTGACCGTCCTCGTTATTTTTGTGTAGTTCTTATAATACctcgtttttgttttaggaaaaGGGACAACaatgatttcaaaagtaaagataggaatttatagttaaaaaaattttgtatgaatacAGGTTGTTTTTTAATACCCTGCAATCTTTTACGATGTTAATTAAATAGGTCATACTAAGTAACTTTCGTCATCACAAAAAAAATTtgcctgtttcatacattttggctgctggtctgatgttgatattattttctatgagtcattttttttatttcagggttggttccatagtaaaagttgagtATGAATTATACATTTACATCGTAAATATTGCAGGTTATTATAAAAAACAttatataattcataattcaacATAATGTATTCAAACCGTATTATTAAGAAGACATCGCGTACCTTCGGCTGCATAGTGCCTCTTAGATGACTCAGAAATTGCAGAATAAATAGACATCCACATCATAAAGAAAAACACGGCACCTAACTCTAATTTGCATAGTTGTATGCGAATTATTAAAGACAAGTtcataatatataggtagtaataatataaaaaaccggccaagtgcgagtaggactcgcgcaccgagggttccgtacttttgagtatttgttgttatagcagcaacagaaatacatcatctgtgaaaatttcaactgtctggctatcacgggtCATGAGAATTATTAATACTTACTGATTTGAATTGAAGTGTTACATTTGATTACTTTAGAATTTCATCATCATAAATTGACAACCTTCTTCGAAATGTTGAGGTCAACTAAAAATACAAGAGATCATAgaataaaaaagttttcttacataacctagggttccgtaggtaACTAAGGACCCtcatagtttcgccatgtccgtccgtctgtccatacGAGGATTTGCTGTGATCTTTAGTGCTAGAAAACTGCAATTTGGCATACATGTATAAATCAATCATGCCGAAAAAGTGGTAAAAtaagaactttttttttacagataatgtTATTCTACCTATGGATAGCAGCCGTGATAGCGGCGATATACTTATACTGCCGACAAGTCTACTCAAGGTTCAGCAAATATGGAGTCAAAAATCCGAAACCTTTGCCTCTTCTGGGGAACATGAGTTCAATCTTGCTCAGAACTGTAAACTTCATTGATGTGGTTAATGACCTGTATAACAAATTCCCTGAAGAAAGGTCGGTATCAACTACTCAGTCAGtggttattattttactacatttttatttatttatttggctaaCAAAACAAGATACAGTCAGTTGCAAGAATGACAGTGTTAGCTTACAGTTCAGGAGGGCTATGATGATGACGATTATCTGATTCGATTGCTATGATTTAATTCACGCCGGCTCTAAATCTACACCTTTGCCCCGAGAAGATTAAAATCCCCCCTctattggaggagggtatcccaatatgggtgGGTATCCAAATTGTAGATTAACATAAAACAACATAATTGGAAATAATTGGAGAGCGAAATTTTGCGAAAAATATTTGGCCCAGCAGCCGATGTATACATAGAAAAAAGTATAGTTTCTGATAACAAACTGtagaaataagtatttttctCAACGCTGCAGCGTTCGATTAAGCTTATCGTGGCCTAAAGAGGACTACGATAAAATAATCAAACTCTAGCCGTCAAAAGTCGACTTTATGTCTAATTATCCAACAAACGTCGCAATTTACCGTCTATCGCTGTCAAAGTAGACAAAACGGTATGAATGCTATAAAGTGGTATAAATCTAGACAAGTgtcatttatatcatttaacaTCCATTTATTAATTACGTTTAAGTTAGAAATGTagacaaatgacatattatccaaCGACCATGTTATGCAGTAAATCGTTTAACGACTATCGCTGTCAAAAGTGGAAAAGACGTCAAATCAATAATAACTGGATAAAATGTTAgttttattatcatttataCAACCATATCATTTGTAAAGTCTACCATCATAGCCCTACAGATCTAGACTATAACTCTAAACATCTGTGCACAGAAGTATAAAcacattagaatagaatagactaAAACTACATTAAACTAAACATTTTTAGGCCTAAGTTAGGTAGTTCCTAAATACGATTGTAAGGTAAATACATTATGAAACCTAGGACATGACTGAcgttataatattatgttatctATTGCTACATTGATGCGTAGAAAATATGTATACTACTACCCAAGAATTAGAGTATAAGTAAGTAAGATATTTTGGATCTTTTAAATgtaaagaaacaaaagaaatgtaactagaagttaaaaaaattcaattagTAGTTACTATGAGTAGAACCAAGGGCCCTTGAAGGATagataaaagttttactttcaaataatcataatttatttccAGGTTTGTGGGCAACTTTCAGTTCATGAAGCCCGTGTTATTTATTAGAGATATCGAACTTATCAAGAAGGTTACTGTTAAAGACTTCGAGTACTTCCTTGATCATAGCTCAATCGTCAGCGAAGACGTCGATCCTTTCTTTGGAAGGAACTTGTTCTCTCTAAAaggtatttaaaatatcttATCGACGTCTAGTTATTTACTTATCAAAGACTCGTTTAAAACAACAATCTATAGGCACTTGTACTGGAGtatgtctaagctaactttgcattgACTTGGCAGtgataaatcaaatcaaaacaaaatattgtcaGGCAACACAAGCCCATAAtcttaaaaattgaaaataattgtgATGACACGATAGTTTTTGCTGCGTCACCTGTTCTGGTGTAGGATTCGGCAGATTCCCTCGGAACCGCGGAATTACCACACCCTTCCACTAAAAGCAATAGTCCGCGCTTCGGATAGTGACCTAATTAGTAGGTACATGAAGTGTTAAAATAATAGGATAAAAGAAAGTAGATTCGAGTCAAGAAACTACCAATTTAAACTACCAATGTAAACTTTActaatgtatgtttataaataaaaaatctgaatctgaatctgaatgaaTGTTTTCAGGTCAAGAATGGAAGGATATGCGTTCGACATTAAGCCCAGCATTCACGAGCTCGAAGATGAAGCACATGCTCCCATTCATAGTCGAGGTGGGCAACCAGATGGTCATCTCGCTGGAGCAGCAGTTGAAGGAATCGAAAAGTTAGTATTggattaagataaaaaaaaaaccggccaagtgctagtcggactcgcgcaccgagggttccgtactttttagtatttgttgttatagcggcaacataaatacatcatctgtgttgatttcaactgtctagctatcacggttcatgagatacagcctggtgacagacggacagatggacagcggagtcttagtaatagggtcccgtttttaccctttgggtacggaacccaaaaaattaAGAGTTGTCGATTTAGAAacgaaaattattaattaaaccaACGTGCACAGTTTGAAAACTTTAAGGTATTGGTGCCTTAAATTACTTTCGATAGATATTTTTAAGTGTCAAAATCACCAAataaaattagtttacaataaaatacacaaaCACAAGTAAAATACAGCAgttaagtagaaaaaaaaatttaaaagtataTATTTACCGATTCCTTAAGCGACTCATATTTTTCATACTACTActacgatgatgatgatgatttagatATTACTacgatgttaaaaaaataccattatttctgtatattttacgtttttcaacatttttctaTACTTACTTCTGCTACTTggcttgtgtttttttttactttattcatcatcatatatttaagagtagagctcttgtcggtggagcaatttccttGTTGTTGGCGGTCCTCTCTCGCGGGCTTTTCTTTGACAGCCTGACACGATGGTAAGGTTtacctttatttgatgcatgtacgctctccttggtcttcccttcttcctctttgcttcaacattcccttctatgatgtttttgacaAATTCGTCGTGTAGTATCAGGTGCCCAATTTAAGCATCTTTCTTCTTCTATTATCTatggttcttaacaaactcctcttctctcgTACTATACGTAAAACATCTTCGTTGGTTTTCTCTTCAGTCCAACTGATCTTTGCCATTCGATGCCAGCAccaacttttactttttttttataccacgtcggtggcaatcaagcatacggcccgcctgatggtaagctgttaccgtagcctatggacgcctgcaacaccggagatattacacacgcgttgccgaccgtaacactcctctccctcgttgagctctggcaaccttacttaccggcaggaacacaacactatgagtagggtctagtgttatttggctgcggttttctgtaaggttgaggtacttccccagttgggatctgctctagatctggaatgacatccgctgtcctgtgccctaccacacaaagcgagatgtcattcacagtgcccatacctctcttttggacgtagtttaaggacatatccgggtccggacgcagtttaaggacatacccgagTCCATAATACTTTATTACTATATTACACATTTTATTACACACagtacaatattaataataagattcttaaatgtattttttgcaGAGGGCTTCATAGACATCGAAACTAAGGACGTGGCAACCTATTATGCAAATGACGTCATAGCGTCCTGTGCCTTCGGCCTGAAAGTAGACTCTCACCTTGAGCCCGACAACCGGTTCTACAAAATGGGACATAAGGCTTCTAACTTTGACTTTGTGGCGATTCTAAAGGTCTTTGGATATTCATCCTTTCCTTGGCTTATGAAggtgatttagatttatttatttattgttaagcTATGTcaatattatgatcgtcaaaaagaaaccaataataaaattcaaatagAACAATTAAAAGTTGAATTAATACATTGTGAATATTATGTGAGTAGAAAGAATAgaagaaaatgtcaaaaatggtaTAAAAGAAAAATCACAGTCATAAATAAAAGTTAGTAAAATAACGTAATGGGAATGAACGTAAGTTTTATCATCTTACATCAAGTTTGTCTTATTTTCGTTGAAGTTTAAATCTTCCATTATATTTTTTCGCTTTTTAAATTATCGAGCAAAATTATTCCAAGCAAATTTACACATGATCTGGATTTAAATTTTACTGACAAATACCAACGTAATCGTGTTTACAAAAAGAACATTCAGATATTTCAAAAATGTCAAGGAATTTAGAAGAAAGAGTTACGTGACAACTAAGGTCTTTATTTTCAGCTAATGAAGACGCATCTCTTCTCAAAAGACGTGACGATCTTCTTCCAACACTTAGTGCTCAGCACGATGAAGAACCGTGAAGTGCACAATATCCTACGACCGGACATGATACATCTGCTTATGGAAGCCAAGAAAGGTAAGACAAGTTCATAActatgaaaatatataaaaaagtatccgTATTAGAATCTTTATCCATAAACTTGATTTGATTTGCGtgtattttgatacgaccacaTATTCTAAGGGTAGTTAGTATAgacctaaataaattaactcTCATATGttatacatacttaaaaaattacgacttttatttttccatataaaataattcagcACGCAATGTTTCattcatttgtttatattattattcaaaacgttTACGTTTACGCCAAGgaaatgattttaaaataaatttttaatttagcttTAACTAATAGTAGTTAaagctaaattaaaaatttattttaaaatcatttcCTAGCACCGatgaaataatgaaatatgaatattacCTAGGTCTCGCTTCAATTTGCGGTTGTATTAAAATACAAGCTGTATAGGTAGTTGTTAATTTCCTAATTGCCATTAACACCAACTTTTCCATTATTCATGTATTtcaaattaagtaggtagttaAAAATCAGTCTACGCATTTTGTTTTTCTAATATTATCCTCGCACTGTCCAAGCATTTATAGGTTCAgttacctgcaataatatgttactcttagAAGGCCGCAATACTatgctcttatggctctacaaataagatcgtgtcagatatttttgcggccttcgtcgtgtaacatattattgcaggtgactatgCTTCAAGATTAGGCCCAGTGTTCTCAATTAGGGTTAACTTTGTTCTGATTAGAAATTCCTAGACGGGAATCACATCAAACAACGAAACTTAGGCGACCACAGAAAACTTAGGACAGAACGTAATTAACACGgtagatttaacaaaattaccaaaaatattcatttattcattaatttattcatataaaacaattacacagttacatatataggtactataaatgcgccaaactggagtaaccgtttgttggcgcgccgcgctcaactctcacttaaattaaatgtcatataatgataatgataattattaACGGAATTATTCTACGGGGAAATAGTACCGATTTTCCCACCGTCTTTACGCTGCAAAGAAAACTTATAAGAATATTAGTCAATATTAAACAATTAGACAGCTGTAAACcacattttataaaacataaaatactcACCTTGCCTTGCTTATATATCTTAGAGATCTGCAAATTTGTCCGCAATCACCCCGAATTTTACACGAGACGTGAAGACCTACCATCAAGATATGAAATGAGACACAAACAGAGACTAATACTCCCAGCCTCTCGCCTAAAACTCTATTCCTCCGGTCCCTTAGTAATgtccataaaaatatataataacttGCCGGAAAATTTAAAAAGCGAAACCAAAGAAAGTCATTTTACTAGTAAACTGtaacaaattttaataaataaagcctaTTATTCTATATCGGAATACTTAGACGATAAAACActgacataaaataaaacacatattttcACTAACACAGaatacacacgcacacacattaAATGTACCTAACAATATTGGTGTTAGCTATagctttagttttagtttttaagtttaggaAATAAGAATTGTTTGCGATGCCCTCACAGGGTTCATGTTTGAAGCATCTATTGTAAACATTATCATCTGTATAACAACATGAGTGCAATAAATTACTTGATTACTTgatgatgaatgaatgatgatgatgatttaattAATATGACATATTATGAGGCGTGGCGATGACCATGTCGTGAAAAGAGTGCTGGCCCTTCAGGAAACCAAAAGAGGACCAGGGCGCCGGCCTGCTACCGGCCGGTGGTCTACCGTGTCAAAGGATTTAGAACGAGCCCAATTAAACTCAtagacaacccaggacagacgaTCCTTTCGCATGAGAACGaagagagccgaccccaaataatgggataaaggcaaagacaaagaagaagaagagaccaaaaaatatgtaaattaatcttgaaatattttatgttacagGTCAGCTGGTTCACGAAGAGAATTCTGGTAATGATGCTGGTGCAGGATTTGCCACAGTAGAAGAGTCTAATGTCGGCAAGAAAACTATTAATAGAggtaaaatactattttaaacacacttgctcaaaacgacgtttttatttcaccgatttttggctcatttttttattttatttattatatattatttattatatataaataacatataatataaaaaaattatcaatataatattatatttctttatatatgaaaagtaaatCAAATAATAATGCTCTGATATCTCTAACCCCGTCCCCCGTCCTTTTTTCAAAATAGTAGCATGCAGTATGGTGGCAGTTTTCATAAGCAaataactaaaatgtaaaaataatacttaatgtCCTCTAAATACATTGACGATTCTCACAGCATTGTATGTGGGTTGACAGTATACTTTATTTTACTAGCCTCTGgttcaatataataaaatgttaactGTCTTTTTTCACTTCCACCAGCTTGGTCAGACATAGACCTAACCGCACAAGCAGTCCTTTTCTTCATCGCCGGTTTCGAAACCGTTTCAACAGCCATGACTTTCCTCCTTTACGAGCTGGCCCTCAATCCTGAGGTCCAGGATAAGTTGGCAGAGGAAGTTCTTGAACATGAGAAGAGAAGTGGCGGCAAGTTTGATTACAACTCCATTCAGAACATGGTTTATATGGATATGGTGG
This genomic interval from Cydia strobilella chromosome 9, ilCydStro3.1, whole genome shotgun sequence contains the following:
- the LOC134744461 gene encoding cytochrome P450 9e2-like is translated as MLFYLWIAAVIAAIYLYCRQVYSRFSKYGVKNPKPLPLLGNMSSILLRTVNFIDVVNDLYNKFPEERFVGNFQFMKPVLFIRDIELIKKVTVKDFEYFLDHSSIVSEDVDPFFGRNLFSLKGQEWKDMRSTLSPAFTSSKMKHMLPFIVEVGNQMVISLEQQLKESKKGFIDIETKDVATYYANDVIASCAFGLKVDSHLEPDNRFYKMGHKASNFDFVAILKVFGYSSFPWLMKLMKTHLFSKDVTIFFQHLVLSTMKNREVHNILRPDMIHLLMEAKKGQLVHEENSGNDAGAGFATVEESNVGKKTINRAWSDIDLTAQAVLFFIAGFETVSTAMTFLLYELALNPEVQDKLAEEVLEHEKRSGGKFDYNSIQNMVYMDMVVSESLRLWPPAVTSDRICTKDYNLGRPNDKATQDFILKKGEGVNIPVVSIHRDPKYFPNPNKFDPERFSEENKHMIQPFTYLPFGLGPRNCIGSRFALCEVKVMVYQLIQRYKLMPCERTTIPCELAKDNFNLRIKGGHWLRLKPRD